The Geothrix sp. genome window below encodes:
- the ilvN gene encoding acetolactate synthase small subunit, which translates to MKGGSVLQVSNSQVLVVYTDDEPGVLTRIASLIRRRGFNIHSLTVGPTERAGLSRMTIVVDSEAPMVRQAVEHLRKLVNVLEVQPLGERPKVVRDLVLVRVAAGPEVRSEVLQLAQVFRATVVDIAEDSLVIECTGSLDKIDALVDAMRPFGILELGRTGAVAMARGTRTPPPTRAAMPLHTGTGPEAMSV; encoded by the coding sequence ATGAAAGGAGGCTCTGTGCTCCAGGTTTCCAACTCTCAGGTCCTCGTGGTCTACACCGATGACGAACCCGGCGTCCTGACCCGCATCGCCTCCCTGATCCGGCGCCGCGGCTTCAACATCCACTCCCTGACTGTGGGTCCCACGGAGCGGGCCGGCCTGTCCCGCATGACCATCGTCGTGGATTCCGAGGCACCCATGGTGCGCCAGGCCGTGGAGCATCTCCGCAAGCTGGTGAATGTCCTGGAGGTCCAGCCGCTGGGGGAGCGGCCCAAAGTGGTGCGCGACCTGGTGCTGGTGCGGGTGGCGGCCGGGCCCGAGGTGCGTTCCGAAGTGCTCCAGCTGGCCCAGGTCTTCCGGGCCACGGTGGTGGACATCGCCGAAGACAGCCTCGTCATCGAATGCACCGGCAGCCTCGACAAGATCGATGCCCTGGTGGATGCCATGCGGCCCTTCGGCATCCTCGAGCTGGGCCGCACCGGCGCGGTGGCCATGGCCCGGGGCACGCGCACGCCCCCGCCGACCCGCGCCGCGATGCCGCTGCATACAGGCACCGGCCCCGAAGCCATGTCCGTCTGA
- the ilvB gene encoding biosynthetic-type acetolactate synthase large subunit, whose amino-acid sequence MNQDGTHTGAQLIWESLQREGVDTVFGYPGGAILPTYDAMVGYPIRHVLVRHEQSAAHMADGYARASGRVGVVVATSGPGATNLVTGLATAMLDSTPLVAITGQVGSALLGTDAFQEVDITGITIPITKHNYLVTRAEEIVPALREAFAVARSGRPGPVLVDITKDAQQSRATLDWAAAAPQRHRRHLPPPPDPAELARALELIRHAKRPVILAGHGIQLAGARAEVLALAERADIPFALTLLGLGAVPATHPLSLGMMGMHGESWVNRAIQEADLLLALGMRFDDRVTGKLREYAPNARKVHIDIDASELNKNVPVEVAIAGDLLEVLRALLPGVPVADRSSWLGTIREWRGDSAVRDIQNLPDDGHLYAAHVMHDLWRLTKGEAVVVTDVGQHQMWEAQYYKHDGERSLITSGGAGTMGFALPAAIGAKLARPEAEVWVVAGDGGFQMTFAELMTAVQEGVKVHIAIINNGYLGMVRQWQAMFYEGRYAATPIRSPDFVKLAEAFGIPGQRVEARGDLAAAVARARAVEGPALIEFKVEQEDSVYPMVPAGAALHDMIRRPSALAETGSDPA is encoded by the coding sequence ATGAACCAGGACGGGACGCATACCGGGGCCCAGCTCATCTGGGAGAGCCTCCAGCGCGAAGGGGTGGACACGGTCTTCGGCTATCCCGGCGGAGCCATCCTGCCGACCTACGACGCCATGGTGGGCTACCCGATCCGGCATGTGCTGGTGCGCCACGAGCAGAGCGCCGCGCACATGGCCGATGGCTATGCCCGGGCTTCGGGCCGCGTGGGGGTGGTGGTGGCCACCTCGGGCCCCGGAGCGACCAACCTCGTCACCGGGTTGGCCACGGCCATGCTCGACTCCACGCCGCTGGTGGCGATCACCGGGCAGGTGGGCTCGGCCCTGCTGGGCACGGACGCCTTCCAGGAAGTGGACATCACGGGCATCACCATCCCCATCACCAAGCACAACTACCTGGTGACCCGGGCCGAAGAGATCGTCCCGGCCCTCCGCGAGGCCTTCGCGGTGGCCCGCAGCGGCCGCCCCGGCCCCGTGCTGGTGGACATCACCAAGGACGCGCAGCAGTCCCGGGCGACGCTGGACTGGGCGGCAGCTGCGCCCCAGCGCCACCGGCGCCACCTGCCGCCCCCGCCGGATCCGGCCGAGTTGGCGCGCGCGCTGGAGTTGATCCGCCACGCCAAGCGGCCCGTCATCCTCGCCGGCCACGGCATCCAACTGGCCGGGGCCCGGGCCGAAGTGCTGGCGCTGGCCGAGCGCGCCGACATCCCCTTCGCCCTGACGCTGCTCGGCCTGGGCGCCGTGCCCGCCACGCATCCCCTCAGTCTCGGGATGATGGGCATGCACGGTGAATCCTGGGTGAACCGCGCCATCCAGGAGGCGGATCTCCTGCTGGCCCTGGGCATGCGCTTCGATGACCGCGTGACCGGCAAGCTCAGGGAATACGCCCCGAACGCGCGGAAGGTCCACATCGACATCGACGCCAGCGAGCTGAACAAGAATGTGCCGGTGGAGGTGGCCATCGCGGGGGACCTGCTGGAGGTGCTCAGGGCGCTGCTGCCCGGGGTGCCGGTGGCGGACCGCTCGAGCTGGCTGGGCACCATCCGGGAGTGGCGGGGCGATTCCGCCGTGCGCGACATCCAGAACCTGCCGGACGACGGGCACCTCTATGCGGCCCATGTCATGCACGACCTCTGGCGCCTCACGAAGGGTGAGGCGGTGGTGGTCACCGATGTGGGCCAGCACCAGATGTGGGAGGCCCAGTATTACAAGCACGACGGTGAACGGAGCCTCATCACCAGCGGGGGCGCGGGCACCATGGGTTTCGCGCTGCCCGCGGCCATCGGCGCCAAGCTGGCGCGGCCCGAGGCCGAAGTCTGGGTGGTGGCGGGCGACGGCGGCTTCCAGATGACCTTCGCTGAGCTCATGACGGCCGTGCAGGAGGGCGTGAAGGTCCACATCGCCATCATCAACAACGGGTACCTGGGCATGGTCCGCCAGTGGCAGGCCATGTTCTACGAGGGCCGCTACGCCGCCACGCCCATCCGTTCACCGGACTTCGTGAAGCTGGCGGAGGCCTTCGGCATCCCTGGGCAGCGGGTGGAGGCCCGGGGCGACCTGGCCGCCGCCGTGGCCCGGGCCCGGGCGGTTGAAGGTCCGGCGCTCATCGAGTTCAAGGTCGAGCAGGAGGACAGCGTCTACCCCATGGTGCCGGCGGGCGCGGCGCTGCACGACATGATCCGCCGCCCCAGCGCCCTCGCCGAAACCGGTTCGGATCCCGCATGA